One genomic region from Pseudochaenichthys georgianus chromosome 15, fPseGeo1.2, whole genome shotgun sequence encodes:
- the LOC117459689 gene encoding rab11 family-interacting protein 2, protein MSLAEQSQKWFPTHVQATVLQSTSLQAKGKNGTNDAYTIIQLGKEKYSTSVAEKTLNPVWREEASFELPGLLLEGNPEVYELCFIVMHRSLVGMDKFLGQRSISLNEIFDNKERKKTDWYPLESKPGKKRKERGRIQVSIQFMRNNMTASMFDLSMKEKPRSPFSKLKDKMKGRKHDSGFSDTSSAILPRSAASDTEPNRQSLAPEPQPQPEAKVKRPLLSGVHKLSAAHSMSDLIGTHFRPKLDSMNSIEESGGPHRRSQSEVPGYQDGEAHSDPFTDISDTLPQKYATLPRNRNPFEGEHGQLWDRPERKEKKEKVSLLERVTGKKEGRKTNYGGRSGSSGDLCSPNPFSGDTNPFISNYKTSDKKSSEDITFGHKKKDVYGKKKEVKQESLAAYSNLSFEEVVRELIKQKDVVKKKDAHIRELENYIDNLLVRVMEETPSILRTPYEPKKKAGKIGKKK, encoded by the exons AGTACTCGACATCGGTGGCAGAGAAGACGCTTAACCCCGTCTGGAGAGAGGAAGCCTCCTTTGAGTTACCGGGGTTACTTTTGGAGGGGAACCCAGAAGTATATGAACTCTGCTTTATCGTGATGCACCGCTCTTTGGTTGGGATGGACAAGTTCCTGGGTCAAAGGTCCATCAGCCTCAATGAAATCTTCGATAACAAGGAACGGAAGAAAACTGA CTGGTATCCCTTGGAGTCTAAGCCGGGGAAGAAGAGGAAAGAACGAGGCCGCATCCAAGTGAGCATCCAGTTCATGAGGAACAACATGACTGCCAGCATGTTCGACCTCTCTATGAAGGAGAAGCCCCGCTCGCCTTTTTCCAAACTTAAAGACAAAATGAAAGGTCGCAAACACGATAGCGGCTTCAGTGACACGTCCTCTGCCATCCTGCCTCGCTCTGCTGCCAGCGACACGGAGCCAAACCGCCAGTCCCTCGCCCCAGAACCACAACCCCAGCCTGAAGCTAAGGTCAAGAGGCCGCTGCTTTCTGGGGTCCACAAACTCTCTGCAGCCCATTCCATGTCCGATCTCATTGGGACTCACTTCCGACCCAAACTGGATTCCATGAACTCCATAGAAGAAAGTG GCGGCCCTCACAGGCGTTCCCAGAGCGAGGTGCCAGGCTACCAGGACGGAGAGGCACACAGTGACCCTTTCACTGATATCAGTGACACCCTGCCACAGAAGTATGCCACGCTCCCACGCAACCGCAACCCATTTGAGGGGGAGCACGGGCAGCTGTGGGACCGGCCGGAGCGGAAGGAGAAAAAGGAGAAGGTCAGCCTACTGGAACGCGTGACTGGAAAGAAGGAAGGCCGCAAGACCAACTATGGGGGGCGATCGGGCAGCTCTGGAGACCTGTGCTCCCCCAACCCCTTCAGTGGAGACACTAACCCCTTCATCTCCAACTACAAAACCAG TGATAAAAAGTCAAGTGAAGACATCACATTCGGCCATAAGAAGAAAGACGTATACGGCAAGAAAAAG GAGGTGAAACAGGAAAGCCTGGCCGCCTACAGCAACCTGTCCTTCGAGGAAGTTGTGCGGGAACTCATCAAGCAGAAAGACGTGGTGAAAAAGAAAGACGCCCACATCAGAGAGCTGGAGAACTACATCGACAACCTTCTCGTGCGCGTGATGGAGGAGACGCCCAGCATTCTACGGACACCCTACGAGCCCAAAAAGAAGGCGGGTAAAATTggtaaaaagaaatga